The following coding sequences lie in one Zonotrichia leucophrys gambelii isolate GWCS_2022_RI chromosome 4A, RI_Zleu_2.0, whole genome shotgun sequence genomic window:
- the LOC135447619 gene encoding V-set and immunoglobulin domain-containing protein 4-like isoform X4, translating to MLGGRESPGREVFLIYPSLGKADQRGWRGSSPAGRMGMVLRAAVLLSSLLHCNAFLELSGPSEIKGVWKDSVTLPCAYVPVEDLMQQTLTWTVVHDEGSGVIIRRDDSGDQVLLSEYRDRVSIPKDAPGNVSLLILNLEISDKGTYTCQVTWRDNNNSLIAKEITTSLEVVKVAATKPIIRAAEPGLTLPAGGSTSLSCEAGGSPPISYRWFRRGPAGTAEFLRSGAELAWRSLRPSDSGTYFCEAHNRAGAGAVQRSDAVRLTVTDLPITATTSESGVGYPGKNETIQEFQRTGLSLYMVILIAVVCGAVVFLIISLITCIRKPKEAQVYDVKFHNSRAAASSSTGHYEEPISATENHYVMELGESKVSEEVNKDVSGCVANPQESEYEVGDTS from the exons ATGCTCGGTGGCAGAGAGAGCCCGGGCAGGGAAGTGTTCCTGATTTAccccagcctgggaaaggcagaTCAGCGTGGCTGGagggggagcagccctgcaggaaggatGGGAATGGTGCTGCGAGCAGCCGTGCTCCTGAGCTCCCTTCTGCACTGCAATG cttttctggaGTTGAGTGGCCCCAGTGAGATCAAAGGGGTCTGGAAGGACTCTGTCACTCTGCCTTGTGCCTATGTGCCTGTGGAGGACCTCATGCAGCAAACCCTCACCTGGACTGTGGTGCATGACGAGGGTTCAGGTGTCATCATTCGGAGGGATGACTCCGGGGACCAGGTGCTCCTGTCTGAGTACAGGGACAGAGTCAGCATCCCGAAGGATGCCCCAGGAAATGTGTCTCTCCTCATCCTGAACCTGGAGATCTCTGACAAAGGAACCTACACTTGCCAGGTCACCTGGAGAGACAACAACAACAGCCTGATAGCAAAGGAGATCACCACCAGCTTGGAGGTTGTTAAAG TGGCAGCCACCAAGCCCATCATCAGAGCGGCGGAGCCGGGGCTGACGCTGCCGGCCGgaggcagcaccagcctgagcTGCGAGGCCGGCGGCTCCCCTCCCATCAGCTACCGCTGGTTCCGCCGCGGCCCGGCGGGCACGGCCGAGTTCCTGCGCAGCGGGGCCGAGCTGGCCTGGCGCAGCCTGCGGCCCTCGGACAGCGGCACATACTTCTGCGAGGCACACAACAGGGCCGGGGCCGGCGCCGTGCAGCGCAGCGATGCCGTGCGCCTGACGGTCACAG atCTGCCCATAACAGCAACAACTTCCGAGAGTGGTGTGGGATATCCAGGGAAGAATGAAACAATTCAGG AATTCCAGAGGACTGGCTTGTCCCTGTACATGGTCATCCTGATTGCTGTGGTGTGTGGTGCTGTGGTTTTCCTTATCATCTCTCTTATCACTTGCATTAGAAAGCCCAAAGAAG ctcaAGTCTATGATGTAAAATT CCACAACTcgagagcagcagcttcctcaAGCACAGGTCATTATGAGGAACCCATCTCTGCCACTGAAAACCACTATGTGATGGAGCTTGGGGAAAGCAAAGTCTCTGAAGAAGTAAATAAGGATGTGTCTGGCTGTGTGGCAAACCCCCAGGAATCTGAGTATGAAGTAGGGGACACTTCCTGA
- the LOC135447619 gene encoding V-set and immunoglobulin domain-containing protein 4-like isoform X1, translating into MLGGRESPGREVFLIYPSLGKADQRGWRGSSPAGRMGMVLRAAVLLSSLLHCNAFLELSGPSEIKGVWKDSVTLPCAYVPVEDLMQQTLTWTVVHDEGSGVIIRRDDSGDQVLLSEYRDRVSIPKDAPGNVSLLILNLEISDKGTYTCQVTWRDNNNSLIAKEITTSLEVVKVAATKPIIRAAEPGLTLPAGGSTSLSCEAGGSPPISYRWFRRGPAGTAEFLRSGAELAWRSLRPSDSGTYFCEAHNRAGAGAVQRSDAVRLTVTDVPTTTAASHRNVRTTGGLHPTTEKPETELVSGDTSAISWTPWGPTTTADLPITATTSESGVGYPGKNETIQEFQRTGLSLYMVILIAVVCGAVVFLIISLITCIRKPKEAQVYDVKFHNSRAAASSSTGHYEEPISATENHYVMELGESKVSEEVNKDVSGCVANPQESEYEVGDTS; encoded by the exons ATGCTCGGTGGCAGAGAGAGCCCGGGCAGGGAAGTGTTCCTGATTTAccccagcctgggaaaggcagaTCAGCGTGGCTGGagggggagcagccctgcaggaaggatGGGAATGGTGCTGCGAGCAGCCGTGCTCCTGAGCTCCCTTCTGCACTGCAATG cttttctggaGTTGAGTGGCCCCAGTGAGATCAAAGGGGTCTGGAAGGACTCTGTCACTCTGCCTTGTGCCTATGTGCCTGTGGAGGACCTCATGCAGCAAACCCTCACCTGGACTGTGGTGCATGACGAGGGTTCAGGTGTCATCATTCGGAGGGATGACTCCGGGGACCAGGTGCTCCTGTCTGAGTACAGGGACAGAGTCAGCATCCCGAAGGATGCCCCAGGAAATGTGTCTCTCCTCATCCTGAACCTGGAGATCTCTGACAAAGGAACCTACACTTGCCAGGTCACCTGGAGAGACAACAACAACAGCCTGATAGCAAAGGAGATCACCACCAGCTTGGAGGTTGTTAAAG TGGCAGCCACCAAGCCCATCATCAGAGCGGCGGAGCCGGGGCTGACGCTGCCGGCCGgaggcagcaccagcctgagcTGCGAGGCCGGCGGCTCCCCTCCCATCAGCTACCGCTGGTTCCGCCGCGGCCCGGCGGGCACGGCCGAGTTCCTGCGCAGCGGGGCCGAGCTGGCCTGGCGCAGCCTGCGGCCCTCGGACAGCGGCACATACTTCTGCGAGGCACACAACAGGGCCGGGGCCGGCGCCGTGCAGCGCAGCGATGCCGTGCGCCTGACGGTCACAG ATGTGCCCACAACAACAGCAGCCTCGCATAGGAATGTGAGAACCACGGGGGGACTCCACCCAACCACAG AAAAACCTGAAACAGAGCTGGTGTCTGGAGATACCTCAGCAATCTCCTGGACTCCATGGGGCCCCACCACTACTGCAG atCTGCCCATAACAGCAACAACTTCCGAGAGTGGTGTGGGATATCCAGGGAAGAATGAAACAATTCAGG AATTCCAGAGGACTGGCTTGTCCCTGTACATGGTCATCCTGATTGCTGTGGTGTGTGGTGCTGTGGTTTTCCTTATCATCTCTCTTATCACTTGCATTAGAAAGCCCAAAGAAG ctcaAGTCTATGATGTAAAATT CCACAACTcgagagcagcagcttcctcaAGCACAGGTCATTATGAGGAACCCATCTCTGCCACTGAAAACCACTATGTGATGGAGCTTGGGGAAAGCAAAGTCTCTGAAGAAGTAAATAAGGATGTGTCTGGCTGTGTGGCAAACCCCCAGGAATCTGAGTATGAAGTAGGGGACACTTCCTGA
- the LOC135447619 gene encoding V-set and immunoglobulin domain-containing protein 4-like isoform X2, protein MLGGRESPGREVFLIYPSLGKADQRGWRGSSPAGRMGMVLRAAVLLSSLLHCNAFLELSGPSEIKGVWKDSVTLPCAYVPVEDLMQQTLTWTVVHDEGSGVIIRRDDSGDQVLLSEYRDRVSIPKDAPGNVSLLILNLEISDKGTYTCQVTWRDNNNSLIAKEITTSLEVVKVAATKPIIRAAEPGLTLPAGGSTSLSCEAGGSPPISYRWFRRGPAGTAEFLRSGAELAWRSLRPSDSGTYFCEAHNRAGAGAVQRSDAVRLTVTEKPETELVSGDTSAISWTPWGPTTTADLPITATTSESGVGYPGKNETIQEFQRTGLSLYMVILIAVVCGAVVFLIISLITCIRKPKEAQVYDVKFHNSRAAASSSTGHYEEPISATENHYVMELGESKVSEEVNKDVSGCVANPQESEYEVGDTS, encoded by the exons ATGCTCGGTGGCAGAGAGAGCCCGGGCAGGGAAGTGTTCCTGATTTAccccagcctgggaaaggcagaTCAGCGTGGCTGGagggggagcagccctgcaggaaggatGGGAATGGTGCTGCGAGCAGCCGTGCTCCTGAGCTCCCTTCTGCACTGCAATG cttttctggaGTTGAGTGGCCCCAGTGAGATCAAAGGGGTCTGGAAGGACTCTGTCACTCTGCCTTGTGCCTATGTGCCTGTGGAGGACCTCATGCAGCAAACCCTCACCTGGACTGTGGTGCATGACGAGGGTTCAGGTGTCATCATTCGGAGGGATGACTCCGGGGACCAGGTGCTCCTGTCTGAGTACAGGGACAGAGTCAGCATCCCGAAGGATGCCCCAGGAAATGTGTCTCTCCTCATCCTGAACCTGGAGATCTCTGACAAAGGAACCTACACTTGCCAGGTCACCTGGAGAGACAACAACAACAGCCTGATAGCAAAGGAGATCACCACCAGCTTGGAGGTTGTTAAAG TGGCAGCCACCAAGCCCATCATCAGAGCGGCGGAGCCGGGGCTGACGCTGCCGGCCGgaggcagcaccagcctgagcTGCGAGGCCGGCGGCTCCCCTCCCATCAGCTACCGCTGGTTCCGCCGCGGCCCGGCGGGCACGGCCGAGTTCCTGCGCAGCGGGGCCGAGCTGGCCTGGCGCAGCCTGCGGCCCTCGGACAGCGGCACATACTTCTGCGAGGCACACAACAGGGCCGGGGCCGGCGCCGTGCAGCGCAGCGATGCCGTGCGCCTGACGGTCACAG AAAAACCTGAAACAGAGCTGGTGTCTGGAGATACCTCAGCAATCTCCTGGACTCCATGGGGCCCCACCACTACTGCAG atCTGCCCATAACAGCAACAACTTCCGAGAGTGGTGTGGGATATCCAGGGAAGAATGAAACAATTCAGG AATTCCAGAGGACTGGCTTGTCCCTGTACATGGTCATCCTGATTGCTGTGGTGTGTGGTGCTGTGGTTTTCCTTATCATCTCTCTTATCACTTGCATTAGAAAGCCCAAAGAAG ctcaAGTCTATGATGTAAAATT CCACAACTcgagagcagcagcttcctcaAGCACAGGTCATTATGAGGAACCCATCTCTGCCACTGAAAACCACTATGTGATGGAGCTTGGGGAAAGCAAAGTCTCTGAAGAAGTAAATAAGGATGTGTCTGGCTGTGTGGCAAACCCCCAGGAATCTGAGTATGAAGTAGGGGACACTTCCTGA
- the LOC135447619 gene encoding V-set and immunoglobulin domain-containing protein 4-like isoform X3 produces the protein MLGGRESPGREVFLIYPSLGKADQRGWRGSSPAGRMGMVLRAAVLLSSLLHCNAFLELSGPSEIKGVWKDSVTLPCAYVPVEDLMQQTLTWTVVHDEGSGVIIRRDDSGDQVLLSEYRDRVSIPKDAPGNVSLLILNLEISDKGTYTCQVTWRDNNNSLIAKEITTSLEVVKVAATKPIIRAAEPGLTLPAGGSTSLSCEAGGSPPISYRWFRRGPAGTAEFLRSGAELAWRSLRPSDSGTYFCEAHNRAGAGAVQRSDAVRLTVTDVPTTTAASHRNVRTTGGLHPTTEKPETELVSGDTSAISWTPWGPTTTADLPITATTSESGVGYPGKNETIQAQVYDVKFHNSRAAASSSTGHYEEPISATENHYVMELGESKVSEEVNKDVSGCVANPQESEYEVGDTS, from the exons ATGCTCGGTGGCAGAGAGAGCCCGGGCAGGGAAGTGTTCCTGATTTAccccagcctgggaaaggcagaTCAGCGTGGCTGGagggggagcagccctgcaggaaggatGGGAATGGTGCTGCGAGCAGCCGTGCTCCTGAGCTCCCTTCTGCACTGCAATG cttttctggaGTTGAGTGGCCCCAGTGAGATCAAAGGGGTCTGGAAGGACTCTGTCACTCTGCCTTGTGCCTATGTGCCTGTGGAGGACCTCATGCAGCAAACCCTCACCTGGACTGTGGTGCATGACGAGGGTTCAGGTGTCATCATTCGGAGGGATGACTCCGGGGACCAGGTGCTCCTGTCTGAGTACAGGGACAGAGTCAGCATCCCGAAGGATGCCCCAGGAAATGTGTCTCTCCTCATCCTGAACCTGGAGATCTCTGACAAAGGAACCTACACTTGCCAGGTCACCTGGAGAGACAACAACAACAGCCTGATAGCAAAGGAGATCACCACCAGCTTGGAGGTTGTTAAAG TGGCAGCCACCAAGCCCATCATCAGAGCGGCGGAGCCGGGGCTGACGCTGCCGGCCGgaggcagcaccagcctgagcTGCGAGGCCGGCGGCTCCCCTCCCATCAGCTACCGCTGGTTCCGCCGCGGCCCGGCGGGCACGGCCGAGTTCCTGCGCAGCGGGGCCGAGCTGGCCTGGCGCAGCCTGCGGCCCTCGGACAGCGGCACATACTTCTGCGAGGCACACAACAGGGCCGGGGCCGGCGCCGTGCAGCGCAGCGATGCCGTGCGCCTGACGGTCACAG ATGTGCCCACAACAACAGCAGCCTCGCATAGGAATGTGAGAACCACGGGGGGACTCCACCCAACCACAG AAAAACCTGAAACAGAGCTGGTGTCTGGAGATACCTCAGCAATCTCCTGGACTCCATGGGGCCCCACCACTACTGCAG atCTGCCCATAACAGCAACAACTTCCGAGAGTGGTGTGGGATATCCAGGGAAGAATGAAACAATTCAGG ctcaAGTCTATGATGTAAAATT CCACAACTcgagagcagcagcttcctcaAGCACAGGTCATTATGAGGAACCCATCTCTGCCACTGAAAACCACTATGTGATGGAGCTTGGGGAAAGCAAAGTCTCTGAAGAAGTAAATAAGGATGTGTCTGGCTGTGTGGCAAACCCCCAGGAATCTGAGTATGAAGTAGGGGACACTTCCTGA